From a region of the Procambarus clarkii isolate CNS0578487 chromosome 18, FALCON_Pclarkii_2.0, whole genome shotgun sequence genome:
- the DCP1 gene encoding mRNA-decapping enzyme 1A isoform X2 — protein MDQNRETIRLNSVRRIDPHVAQIMDSANRTALYSYEQDGESWAKTEVEGTLMVYSRCAPPHYMVTIINRLNKSNFIEPLSSDCDIQVKPPYLLFRNAKGGIYGIWFSEADDVQRIAVSIQERMKNEPPPALQPAPNIMADPAIAVAGAPGGDIMSMLSRAHGEFASKRQEPRSIVNTATSTSNDLVKPAPLRVQAGEQNTVADFFAKVSGAQAGLGGTGLHSPGSGPPVSTANPSSGTNPMLQKLFQGAAAVGGQAIVQLPAGAPVQNQQGTTNPIPIPGSAPQNHPSSLSSSVPGGAPISLQELEGRFKDNLRMSNQVKEEEIPHLSQHQKHHESYSQQIPHSEPSLLSPQVFTSSRTSEPTLSGTPPVDTTGSRTFPGLLTPGTTITMDMRPLNGSQESLHDGIICSSSQVTPLTQEQLVQAFTLLLKKDDFVRQLHEAYVQALNQSLKGCL, from the coding sequence ATGGACCAGAATCGAGAGACAATCCGCCTGAATTCTGTGCGCAGGATAGATCCTCACGTGGCACAGATAATGGACAGTGCCAACCGCACGGCACTGTACTCATATGAGCAGGATGGAGAATCATGGGCCAAGACAGAAGTGGAGGGTACTCTTATGGTCTACTCTCGGTGTGCTCCACCTCATTATATGGTTACCATCATAAACAGACTAAACAAATCTAATTTTATTGAACCTCTCTCATCTGACTGTGATATACAAGTAAAGCCTCCATATCTCCTTTTTAGGAATGCTAAGGGTGGCATATATGGGATATGGTTTTCAGAAGCAGACGACGTTCAGCGTATAGCAGTGTCTATTCAGGAACGAATGAAAAATGAGCCTCCACCTGCGCTTCAGCCTGCTCCCAATATAATGGCTGATCCAGCTattgctgttgctggtgcaccTGGTGGAGATATTATGAGCATGCTTTCCCGTGCTCATGGAGAATTTGCAAGTAAACGGCAAGAACCACGTAGCATTGTGAACACAGCTACAAGTACAAGTAATGATCTTGTTAAGCCAGCACCTTTAAGAGTTCAGGCTGGGGAGCAAAACACGGTTGCTGATTTTTTTGCCAAAGTTTCTGGAGCtcaggcaggccttggtggtactGGATTACATTCTCCTGGTTCAGGGCCCCCAGTCTCTACAGCCAATCCATCATCAGGCACAAATCCTATGTTGCAGAAATTATTTCAAGGTGCAGCAGCTGTAGGTGGTCAAGCCATTGTGCAGCTTCCTGCAGGAGCACCTGTGCAAAATCAACAAGGCACTACTAATCCTATTCCCATACCTGGTTCAGCACCTCAGAACCatccatcatcattatcatcaagtgttccaggtgGAGCACCTATATCTCTCCAAGAATTAGAGGGCCGATTCAAAGATAATTTAAGAATGTCAAATCAAGTTAAAGAAGAGGAAATACCTCATCTGAGTCAGCACCAAAAACATCATGAGTCATATTCTCAGCAAATACCTCACTCTGAGCCATCATTACTTTCACCTCAGGTGTTTACAAGTTCACGAACCTCGGAACCTACCCTGAGTGGTACCCCTCCAGTTGATACTACTGGTTCACGCACCTTCCCTGGCCTCTTGACTCCAGGCACCACAATAACTATGGATATGAGGCCACTTAATGGATCTCAAGAATCCCTTCATGACGGAATAATATGCAGTTCTTCGCAAGTGACCCCCTTGACACAGGAACAGTTGGTTCAGGCATTTACCCTTCTCCTAAAGAAAGACGATTTTGTTAGACAATTACACGAAGCATACGTTCAGGCTTTAAATCAGTCTCTCAAGGGTTGTTTGTAG
- the DCP1 gene encoding mRNA-decapping enzyme 1A isoform X1, with protein sequence MCCLLTLTVTPSVRMDQNRETIRLNSVRRIDPHVAQIMDSANRTALYSYEQDGESWAKTEVEGTLMVYSRCAPPHYMVTIINRLNKSNFIEPLSSDCDIQVKPPYLLFRNAKGGIYGIWFSEADDVQRIAVSIQERMKNEPPPALQPAPNIMADPAIAVAGAPGGDIMSMLSRAHGEFASKRQEPRSIVNTATSTSNDLVKPAPLRVQAGEQNTVADFFAKVSGAQAGLGGTGLHSPGSGPPVSTANPSSGTNPMLQKLFQGAAAVGGQAIVQLPAGAPVQNQQGTTNPIPIPGSAPQNHPSSLSSSVPGGAPISLQELEGRFKDNLRMSNQVKEEEIPHLSQHQKHHESYSQQIPHSEPSLLSPQVFTSSRTSEPTLSGTPPVDTTGSRTFPGLLTPGTTITMDMRPLNGSQESLHDGIICSSSQVTPLTQEQLVQAFTLLLKKDDFVRQLHEAYVQALNQSLKGCL encoded by the coding sequence GCATGGACCAGAATCGAGAGACAATCCGCCTGAATTCTGTGCGCAGGATAGATCCTCACGTGGCACAGATAATGGACAGTGCCAACCGCACGGCACTGTACTCATATGAGCAGGATGGAGAATCATGGGCCAAGACAGAAGTGGAGGGTACTCTTATGGTCTACTCTCGGTGTGCTCCACCTCATTATATGGTTACCATCATAAACAGACTAAACAAATCTAATTTTATTGAACCTCTCTCATCTGACTGTGATATACAAGTAAAGCCTCCATATCTCCTTTTTAGGAATGCTAAGGGTGGCATATATGGGATATGGTTTTCAGAAGCAGACGACGTTCAGCGTATAGCAGTGTCTATTCAGGAACGAATGAAAAATGAGCCTCCACCTGCGCTTCAGCCTGCTCCCAATATAATGGCTGATCCAGCTattgctgttgctggtgcaccTGGTGGAGATATTATGAGCATGCTTTCCCGTGCTCATGGAGAATTTGCAAGTAAACGGCAAGAACCACGTAGCATTGTGAACACAGCTACAAGTACAAGTAATGATCTTGTTAAGCCAGCACCTTTAAGAGTTCAGGCTGGGGAGCAAAACACGGTTGCTGATTTTTTTGCCAAAGTTTCTGGAGCtcaggcaggccttggtggtactGGATTACATTCTCCTGGTTCAGGGCCCCCAGTCTCTACAGCCAATCCATCATCAGGCACAAATCCTATGTTGCAGAAATTATTTCAAGGTGCAGCAGCTGTAGGTGGTCAAGCCATTGTGCAGCTTCCTGCAGGAGCACCTGTGCAAAATCAACAAGGCACTACTAATCCTATTCCCATACCTGGTTCAGCACCTCAGAACCatccatcatcattatcatcaagtgttccaggtgGAGCACCTATATCTCTCCAAGAATTAGAGGGCCGATTCAAAGATAATTTAAGAATGTCAAATCAAGTTAAAGAAGAGGAAATACCTCATCTGAGTCAGCACCAAAAACATCATGAGTCATATTCTCAGCAAATACCTCACTCTGAGCCATCATTACTTTCACCTCAGGTGTTTACAAGTTCACGAACCTCGGAACCTACCCTGAGTGGTACCCCTCCAGTTGATACTACTGGTTCACGCACCTTCCCTGGCCTCTTGACTCCAGGCACCACAATAACTATGGATATGAGGCCACTTAATGGATCTCAAGAATCCCTTCATGACGGAATAATATGCAGTTCTTCGCAAGTGACCCCCTTGACACAGGAACAGTTGGTTCAGGCATTTACCCTTCTCCTAAAGAAAGACGATTTTGTTAGACAATTACACGAAGCATACGTTCAGGCTTTAAATCAGTCTCTCAAGGGTTGTTTGTAG